From the genome of Streptomyces sp. V1I1, one region includes:
- a CDS encoding MmpS family transport accessory protein — MNRTIRAAVCAVAVSGLTLGLSACSDAVDAVDKATNETYEVTYEVTGKNVDSIDFHGGGGKAMEPEIETVQKPSLPWKKTVTLRGIMPPAVMPVAADITGSEVSCKITYKGKVIKEEKGAGLAAAAGCIAVSPIVE, encoded by the coding sequence ATGAACCGCACCATCCGCGCCGCCGTCTGCGCCGTCGCCGTTTCCGGCCTCACGCTCGGCCTCTCCGCCTGCTCCGACGCCGTCGACGCCGTAGACAAGGCCACGAACGAGACGTACGAAGTCACGTACGAGGTGACCGGGAAGAACGTCGACTCGATCGACTTCCACGGCGGTGGCGGCAAGGCGATGGAGCCGGAGATCGAGACGGTGCAGAAGCCCTCGCTGCCGTGGAAGAAGACGGTCACGCTGCGCGGCATCATGCCGCCCGCCGTCATGCCGGTTGCCGCGGACATCACCGGCTCCGAGGTCAGCTGCAAGATCACGTACAAGGGCAAGGTCATCAAGGAGGAGAAGGGCGCGGGCCTGGCCGCCGCGGCCGGTTGCATCGCGGTCTCCCCGATCGTGGAGTAA